In Lolium rigidum isolate FL_2022 chromosome 7, APGP_CSIRO_Lrig_0.1, whole genome shotgun sequence, the DNA window TATAACGGGGATTTCTGATGAACTTATGCTACTGCTACCTGCTAGACTGTCAAGGATGATATAAAGAGCAGGGGTATATATATGCTTATGCCAGTGACTGATACACACCTTGGCCGATGCCAGGTCGTTGCGCTTGGCAGCCTCCCTGATCGCTTTCTCCACCTTCTTCTCCTCCCGTTGCACCTCTGaggaaacaaaaaacaaggattaCCATTAGGTGCATTGCCGATTAATGAGGTCAGCAAGATGCGAACTCTGAGTCAATTATGAGACGCCTTCGCTCCGCGATCATTGATTCAACCGAACCGTGCGGCGATTCCTCTGTACAACCTAGAAATCGCCCCCAAATTGACCCGTACTACATTAAATCTACCAGATTACCAAGCTTACTCACGCAGCAACGGGGAATACAGGTGGTGGCGAGTACAAGACGAAGTTACCACGGATGCGGCGGTCGAGGACGAGGCGCTCGTTCCGGAGGCGGCGCTGCCACTCACGCAGCAACTGCTGCGGCGTCGGCCGCGGCTTCAGCAGGCCCTTCAAGACGTCCATCCGAACCCGCCAGATCAGGAGCGAAAACCGTTCGATATACCGGAGATTCCTCGGGCCCGCCTATTTGCTCCTCCGGCGAGGGCCGTCGTTCCAAAACCCAAAACCTTCCCCCAGTCACACAAGAGCTCGAGGCGGACGGAAGCTGCAACACCGACggatttagggcatctccagcagcagCGTGACCGGTTCTCACACGTCTGTGCGGACAGACGGATCGCCCGCGCATGTTCGACTCAAACGGACTCGTTCGGTGAGACCCATTGAGTCACCAAATTTGATAAACTCATGCATCGGTGCGGACAGGCGCGTGTCCTCCTATGTCCGTCCACGTGGAACGAAGGCCTACATGGCAGCGACGCAACGACCTTGTTTCTCTAGCCATCAATGAAGGTGTAGTTTGATGGCCAAGGACATACGTTCCTCCGTAAGGTTGGAAACGCTTCGGCCGCACACACGCTATTGAAGTCGGGCACTTCATCATCTTCAAGTACGACAATTGTGGCATGCTCACCGTCAAGGTCTTTGACGAGACCATGTGACGCCGTCACTACCACACTGACGAGGATTGACGAGGATGACTAGGAGAGAGCAAAATAAAGACGATGTAGGCTTCTATTATGTTTTTATTAAATTCTTACCAATTTGCTTCAAGCAAATTTGTCTCCAAATATGTATGCAATTTAGGAACTTTTTTTATAAAATTGATCAAACATCGGACATAATGGGTAACCCATCGCTGGCTGGTTGCACTGGCATGGTCGGCCGAACAATGGTCCAAATTTTGTCTGGGCGCAATCCCACGAACATAAACAGACCATTTAGGTCGTTATTTTGGATCGCGCCACTGAGATGCTCTTACGGCTGGCGCGACTCTAAGAATGTTGAAAAGGAAGCCCAAAttagcctatatatatatatatatagtttttgtccGAATATATTTCATCTCTTTTCATGCGAAGAGGCCAAATGATATATCAATCAACACTCACGGCACCATTtttaatataaaaataaaataaaattacacaTAATTCAGTCATCTTCCTCTTCCACTCGTGACGCCCCGTGAGCGAAACTCGGTGATGCATCCAATCTATAAACACGTGGGAGTCAGAAAAAATATTGTTCACACGGTAACTAAGAAGTCACATGTCGAGGTTCGAAGACTCCAATGACAATGGTTTAACAAGCGGATATTCGAATACTCGACATGTGACCATTAAAAAGTTTGAATGTCATATTTTTTAATGGTGTGATTTTCATATTgtataatttatattatattgATCAAATTAAAATTAAGGATATTGGGATACGAACAAGACTATAAAAGGGGGACACGGATAGAGTACATGCCTCGTACTGAGCTACTACATGAACACACTACGCTGGTCGCAGGCCATAGTTCCTTGTGGATCACGGCGCCACGGCGACGGCAGAGACCATGCTGTCGACGCCGCAGACGTTGCGGCCGCGGCAGAGTTTGTAGTAGCCTTCCTCGCCCCACTGCTTCCCCCACGAGTTCTTGATGAGCCAGTAGGGGCGGTAACCGAGCCGCAGCGCCGAGAAGCCGCGCGCGCCGTAGCCGACGAGGACCACGCCGTGGTTCAACATCGCCCGCGGGCAGATGAGCGGGCAGGACACGCCGCCGACGTACGTCTGCATGAAGGCTGCGTTGAGGCCCACGGCGAGGGGCCCGCCGCGGACGAGCGCCGCCCGCATCTGGTCCTCGTCGAGGGGCACCGTCGTGAAGTTGGTGACGCGGACGGCGACCTTGCTCCCGTCGAACCGGCACGGCCCCTGCGCGCCCGTGTACGGGTACGCGGCCTGCTCCATCAGCCCGCCGGCCTTCATCAGGTACGCGTACGCGTTCGTCATCAGCCCGCCGGAGCAGCCGTTGTTGCAGTCGTTCTTCGCCACCACGTCACACTTCGCAAGCGATAAAGAGGAACAATTAAATCGGATTGTACTCTGATCGTCTAGCACTCTAGCTCTAGAATAGACTGAAGTAATTAGGAGAGCGGGTGCTTGTTGAGTCCGCACCGTGTGGTCGCAGTCGACCAGCTGCTGCTCGCTGAGGTTGAGGAGCTTCCCCGTGGCGACGAAATTGGCGCCCTCCACCGCGCCGGTCGTGCTGAAAGCCCAGCACGAGCCGCACACACCCTACACATACATGCAAGTTTTCTCGCTAAAAAGAGGGGAACGCACGAGACTGCGTACACTGAGCGAACTATATCGCGCGCATACACATACCTGCATCTTGACCTCAGTGACGGCACCCTTGTCGCGCCAGTCGAAGCTGGCGGGCAgcgcggccacctcctcctccgtcaCCGTCGCCGCGGCCGGCATCCCCTGCACGCTGCGCATGACGTGGTCAGCGCCGACGAGGCCCGTGAGTTGCGCCTCGAACTCCTCCTGAGTGAGGTCGGAGAAGGGCGTGACGCCGTGGCGTGCGCCGGGGTCGAGCGCttggtgggcggcggcgcgggccacgTTCGCCGCGAACACGCGCAGCCTGCGCGCGTACTCCTCCGGGCCGGAGTACTCCTTGCCGTGCCGCCGCACGAACGCCGCGAACTGTGCCTCCAGGAGCAGCCCGGGAAGTCCAGCGCCGTAGCCGGTGTCCGTCACCTGGCGGATGACGTCGTAGCCGGAAGCACCGGCGACGCTGGGCGACGTCACGTAGGCGAGCGCTAGAAGGAGATGGACAAGCCGGGCGGCCATGGTACACATGTATGTAATCCTTGTTTCAGTCCAGCGCCGGACGGGCGTCCTTAATAAGCTAGGATGAGTACTGCGAGGTGGCAGTCATGCAGGGCGCCGCACAGGAGGACGCCTGTCTGTCCTCGAAACGGCGGTGCGCGCGCGTGGCGGCATACATACgctcagtggcggagccaggaattgAACCGAGAGGGGTCGAAACCAAGCTCTAAAAAAAATTTCACACAAAAGAGCAAATGTATTCAATAAAAGTGGTCCAAGCAGATTCAATTTGCATATTTCAtcaagtacaacaacaaaatgactataaaaaacaagaacaccaaaatagagctacattttgataagatagtatcataccattaagttgcctcctcgtcggcgtccaTCGAAGGCAGCCGGGGACGAGCCAAGCTGGGGGCAGACGGGCAGGGCCGACCGGTCGAGCAGAGGCTAGGCGATTGGAGTCGGAGATGGGGACGAGCTGAGGTGTTGAGCAGGGGGAGGCGACTGGagatgaaggcggcggcggcgggctagcGAGGAAAGGCGGTGGTGGGCCGGCGGGGAAAGGCGGTGGGCCGCCGAAACGGCGACGACAAAGACCGACCTCCTCGACCTGGTCATGGACGCcgaggccctggctgaagcggagaaggaagcatagGAGGAGCGGGCGACCCATGCGGCggtcgacgccgagatggaacagctcagggtggcggccgccgcagccgcagaggactccgactccgacatatcatggtctttcgatgaccctgatgcgcctaccccggaggagaaggcggcggagcagagggctatagtcgagtccttcgagacgctcaaggacgacgccgccaacacGAGGTTGCGgcagtgcctgctagaggacgcggcagcacaccgagccctagcggctgcatgggaggcggcggagaagcagacgagggagcgacgcaacgacgggaccagcccgtcaggcagcaagtagtttatgcttctagaactactttgtatagtttgaatGTACTAGGTTTCTATGATTTCTATATATGTt includes these proteins:
- the LOC124679419 gene encoding probable cysteine protease RD19D, with the protein product MAARLVHLLLALAYVTSPSVAGASGYDVIRQVTDTGYGAGLPGLLLEAQFAAFVRRHGKEYSGPEEYARRLRVFAANVARAAAHQALDPGARHGVTPFSDLTQEEFEAQLTGLVGADHVMRSVQGMPAAATVTEEEVAALPASFDWRDKGAVTEVKMQGVCGSCWAFSTTGAVEGANFVATGKLLNLSEQQLVDCDHTCDVVAKNDCNNGCSGGLMTNAYAYLMKAGGLMEQAAYPYTGAQGPCRFDGSKVAVRVTNFTTVPLDEDQMRAALVRGGPLAVGLNAAFMQTYVGGVSCPLICPRAMLNHGVVLVGYGARGFSALRLGYRPYWLIKNSWGKQWGEEGYYKLCRGRNVCGVDSMVSAVAVAP